A DNA window from Falco peregrinus isolate bFalPer1 chromosome 8, bFalPer1.pri, whole genome shotgun sequence contains the following coding sequences:
- the NR4A2 gene encoding nuclear receptor subfamily 4 group A member 2 isoform X1, whose product MPCVQAQYGSSPQGASPASQSYSYHSSGEYSSDFLTPEFVKFSMDLTNTEITATTSLPSFSTFMDNYNTSYDVKPPCLYQMPLSGQQSSIKVEDIQMHGYQQHSHLPPQSEEMMSHSGSVYYKPSSPPTPSTPGFQVQHGPMWDDPSSLHNFHPNYVATTHMIEQRKTPVSRLSLFSFKQSPPGTPVSSCQMRFDGPLHVPMNPEPAGAHHAVDGQAFAVPNPIRKQPSMAFPGLQLGHAPQLLDSQVPSPPSRGSPSNEGLCAVCGDNAACQHYGVRTCEGCKGFFKRTVQKNAKYVCLANKNCPVDKRRRNRCQYCRFQKCLAVGMVKEVVRTDSLKGRRGRLPSKPKSPQEPSPPSPPVSLISALVRAHVDSNPAMTSLDYSRFQANPDYQMSGDDTQHIQQFYDLLTGSMEIIRGWAEKIPGFTDLPKTDQDLLFESAFLELFVLRLAYRSNPVEGKLIFCNGVVLHRLQCVRGFGEWIDSIVEFSSNLQNMNIDISAFSCIAALAMVTERHGLKEPKRVEELQNKIVNCLKDHVTFNNGGLNRPNYLSKLLGKLPELRTLCTQGLQRIFYLKLEDLVPPPAIIDKLFLDTLPF is encoded by the exons ATGCCCTGTGTTCAGGCTCAGTATGGGTCCTCGCCTCAAGGAGCCAGCCCGGCCTCCCAGAGCTACAGTTACCACTCTTCGGGAGAATACAGCTCCGATTTCTTAACTCCAGAGTTTGTCAAGTTTAGCATGGACCTCACCAACACTGAAATCACTGCCACCACTTCTCTCCCCAGCTTCAGTACCTTTATGGACAACTACAACACAAGCTACGACGTGAAGCCACCTTGCTTGTACCAAATGCCCCTGTCCGGACAGCAGTCCTCCATTAAGGTGGAAGACATTCAGATGCACGGctaccagcagcacagccacctccCCCCCCAGTCCGAGGAGATGATGTCCCACTCAGGCTCCGTGTACTACAAGCCCTCATCACCCCCGACCCCCTCCACGCCCGGCTTCCAGGTGCAGCACGGCCCCATGTGGGATgaccccagctccctgcacaaCTTCCACCCCAACTATGTGGCCACCACGCACATGATCGAGCAGCGCAAAACGCCCGTCTCCCgcctctccctcttctccttcaAGCAGTCGCCCCCTGGCACCCCCGTCTCCAGCTGCCAGATGCGCTTCGATGGGCCCCTCCACGTCCCCATGAACCCCGAGCCGGCCGGGGCCCACCACGCTGTGGACGGGCAGGCCTTTGCCGTCCCCAACCCCATCCGCAAGCAGCCCTCCATGGCCTTCCCCGGCCTGCAGCTGGGCCAcgctccccagctgctggacAGCCAGGTGCCCTCGCCGCCCTCGCGGGGGTCCCCCTCCAACGAGGGGCTCTGCGCCGTCTGTGGGGACAACGCTGCCTGCCAGCACTACGGCGTCCGCACCTGCGAGGGCTGCAAGGGCTTCTTCAAG CGCACGGTGCAGAAGAACGCCAAGTACGTCTGCCTGGCCAACAAGAACTGCCCGGTGGACAAGCGCCGCCGCAACCGCTGCCAGTACTGCCGCTTCCAGAAGTGCCTGGCCGTCGGCATGGTCAAGGAGG TGGTGCGCACAGACAGCCTAAAAGGCCGGAGGGGTCGTTTGCCATCCAAACCGAAGAGCCCCCAGGAGccctctcccccctctcccccggTGAGTCTGATCAGTGCGCTGGTGAGAGCCCATGTCGACTCCAACCCGGCTATGACCAGCCTGGACTATTCCCGG TTCCAGGCTAACCCCGACTACCAGATGAGTGGAGATGACACCCAGCACATCCAGCAGTTCTATGATCTCTTGACCGGCTCCATGGAGATCATCCGAGGATGGGCAGAGAAAATTCCCGGCTTCACTGATCTCCCTAAAACAGACCAGGACCTGCTCTTCGAATCCGCCTTCCTGGAGCTGTTCGTGCTGCGCCTGGCATACAG GTCAAATCCAGTGGAGGGCAAGCTTATCTTCTGCAACGGGGTGGTCCTGCACCGGTTGCAGTGCGTCCGTGGCTTTGGGGAGTGGATCGATTCCATTGTTGAATTTTCCTCCAACTTGCAAAACATGAACATCGATATCTCTGCCTTCTCTTGCATCGCTGCCCTAGCTATGGTCACAG agagACATGGGCTTAAGGAACCCAAGAGGGTGGAAGAACTTCAAAACAAGATTGTAAATTGTCTCAAAGACCATGTGACTTTTAATAACGGGGGCCTGAATCGCCCCAACTATTTGTCCAAACTCTTGGGGAAGCTCCCTGAACTTCGCACGCTTTGCACGCAGGGGCTGCAACGCATTTTCTACCTGAAACTGGAAGATTTGGTGCCACCGCCAGCAATAATCGACAAACTTTTTCTGGACACTTTACCTTTTTAA
- the NR4A2 gene encoding nuclear receptor subfamily 4 group A member 2 isoform X2 → MPCVQAQYGSSPQGASPASQSYSYHSSGEYSSDFLTPEFVKFSMDLTNTEITATTSLPSFSTFMDNYNTSYDVKPPCLYQMPLSGQQSSIKVEDIQMHGYQQHSHLPPQSEEMMSHSGSVYYKPSSPPTPSTPGFQVQHGPMWDDPSSLHNFHPNYVATTHMIEQRKTPVSRLSLFSFKQSPPGTPVSSCQMRFDGPLHVPMNPEPAGAHHAVDGQAFAVPNPIRKQPSMAFPGLQLGHAPQLLDSQVPSPPSRGSPSNEGLCAVCGDNAACQHYGVRTCEGCKGFFKRTVQKNAKYVCLANKNCPVDKRRRNRCQYCRFQKCLAVGMVKEVVRTDSLKGRRGRLPSKPKSPQEPSPPSPPFQANPDYQMSGDDTQHIQQFYDLLTGSMEIIRGWAEKIPGFTDLPKTDQDLLFESAFLELFVLRLAYRSNPVEGKLIFCNGVVLHRLQCVRGFGEWIDSIVEFSSNLQNMNIDISAFSCIAALAMVTERHGLKEPKRVEELQNKIVNCLKDHVTFNNGGLNRPNYLSKLLGKLPELRTLCTQGLQRIFYLKLEDLVPPPAIIDKLFLDTLPF, encoded by the exons ATGCCCTGTGTTCAGGCTCAGTATGGGTCCTCGCCTCAAGGAGCCAGCCCGGCCTCCCAGAGCTACAGTTACCACTCTTCGGGAGAATACAGCTCCGATTTCTTAACTCCAGAGTTTGTCAAGTTTAGCATGGACCTCACCAACACTGAAATCACTGCCACCACTTCTCTCCCCAGCTTCAGTACCTTTATGGACAACTACAACACAAGCTACGACGTGAAGCCACCTTGCTTGTACCAAATGCCCCTGTCCGGACAGCAGTCCTCCATTAAGGTGGAAGACATTCAGATGCACGGctaccagcagcacagccacctccCCCCCCAGTCCGAGGAGATGATGTCCCACTCAGGCTCCGTGTACTACAAGCCCTCATCACCCCCGACCCCCTCCACGCCCGGCTTCCAGGTGCAGCACGGCCCCATGTGGGATgaccccagctccctgcacaaCTTCCACCCCAACTATGTGGCCACCACGCACATGATCGAGCAGCGCAAAACGCCCGTCTCCCgcctctccctcttctccttcaAGCAGTCGCCCCCTGGCACCCCCGTCTCCAGCTGCCAGATGCGCTTCGATGGGCCCCTCCACGTCCCCATGAACCCCGAGCCGGCCGGGGCCCACCACGCTGTGGACGGGCAGGCCTTTGCCGTCCCCAACCCCATCCGCAAGCAGCCCTCCATGGCCTTCCCCGGCCTGCAGCTGGGCCAcgctccccagctgctggacAGCCAGGTGCCCTCGCCGCCCTCGCGGGGGTCCCCCTCCAACGAGGGGCTCTGCGCCGTCTGTGGGGACAACGCTGCCTGCCAGCACTACGGCGTCCGCACCTGCGAGGGCTGCAAGGGCTTCTTCAAG CGCACGGTGCAGAAGAACGCCAAGTACGTCTGCCTGGCCAACAAGAACTGCCCGGTGGACAAGCGCCGCCGCAACCGCTGCCAGTACTGCCGCTTCCAGAAGTGCCTGGCCGTCGGCATGGTCAAGGAGG TGGTGCGCACAGACAGCCTAAAAGGCCGGAGGGGTCGTTTGCCATCCAAACCGAAGAGCCCCCAGGAGccctctcccccctctcccccg TTCCAGGCTAACCCCGACTACCAGATGAGTGGAGATGACACCCAGCACATCCAGCAGTTCTATGATCTCTTGACCGGCTCCATGGAGATCATCCGAGGATGGGCAGAGAAAATTCCCGGCTTCACTGATCTCCCTAAAACAGACCAGGACCTGCTCTTCGAATCCGCCTTCCTGGAGCTGTTCGTGCTGCGCCTGGCATACAG GTCAAATCCAGTGGAGGGCAAGCTTATCTTCTGCAACGGGGTGGTCCTGCACCGGTTGCAGTGCGTCCGTGGCTTTGGGGAGTGGATCGATTCCATTGTTGAATTTTCCTCCAACTTGCAAAACATGAACATCGATATCTCTGCCTTCTCTTGCATCGCTGCCCTAGCTATGGTCACAG agagACATGGGCTTAAGGAACCCAAGAGGGTGGAAGAACTTCAAAACAAGATTGTAAATTGTCTCAAAGACCATGTGACTTTTAATAACGGGGGCCTGAATCGCCCCAACTATTTGTCCAAACTCTTGGGGAAGCTCCCTGAACTTCGCACGCTTTGCACGCAGGGGCTGCAACGCATTTTCTACCTGAAACTGGAAGATTTGGTGCCACCGCCAGCAATAATCGACAAACTTTTTCTGGACACTTTACCTTTTTAA